The following DNA comes from Lathamus discolor isolate bLatDis1 chromosome 5, bLatDis1.hap1, whole genome shotgun sequence.
TCTACCTTAATGTTCAGTGCTATCATGCTGACACCCAGGTTAATAAATTGACAGTGAAGCTGGGGTGGAACTTGTAGATTAAGACACCTAAGCTTCACTGTCTCCAGGTGAGCTGAGCGTCTCAGCTTCCATTATAGCCAAATGAGATGTAGACAAGTGAGGGGAGCACAGACAGTGATTCAGTTCACCCTGTGGGCTACATCTTCTGTTGGTAATTTATACAGCACATCCGAGTGTTCCCAGGTACTGAAACTTGCTCATTCACACTATGAAATTGTTCGCACCCTCCCTGGCACGATTCTGGCCTGGGCTGGTAGCACGTTTCCAGGCATTGTTCAGACACAATTTGGACATTAGCCTGGCCAGGAACCTTGCCAAATTCACAGTTTAGATCCAGCCACCTTGTTTTGAAGGGCGTGAGTACAATAGTGGGGACATATGTGTTATCTAGCTCTCAGTCTCATTGTCAATCTCTCATATCACAGCAAATACAATGCAGGACGTGCAGACAACTCTCATCCTTGGAGTGACAGCTTTTGGCTTTGCAGGACACCCCACCACATAGGGCAACGGTCTTTGGGCAGCTTAACCCCCCCGCCCCTAGTCACTGCAGACCCCCACCAAGCCTTCCTCAACAGTCCTCCCAGGATTCTTCTCTTGCAAAATTTCAGGATTAGTTGTGTAACTACAGTggtgaaagcaaaaccaaaccaatccTAGGGGCTAGTTGCTAATTGCTGACATGGAGCTGCTTGGCAGCAGAGATGTTTAGGATTTGGTTGGGCAGGTTAGTGTATCTTATGGATATCAGGTGCCTGTCTGCTTCATCCCTTCTCACTCAGGTCCTGGGTCACCAAAAAATCCCTTCATCTGTCTGGTAGAAGATAGatagggaggaagggagggggaaattGCTTTTCCCTAGGTAAATCATCTCCATCTACTTGCAAGCCATTGTGCATAAAAGCTTAGATGACTAGAGAATTCATTCCTACATTTGCATAGTGCAGGGATGCCTGCATGTGATTGTAACCCTGTGGACTCAGGTTGACGTGCTGGGTTGGAGATGAGGATTATGTCCCATTTCAGTGGCTAGTTCAAGTCAGTAAAACAACCTGTCTTCTACAGCAGAGAGGGGCCTCTTTAGGTTAAGCGGCGGAGCCTCTGTACTTTGGCACTGAGGTCCTGGGCTCTCCCTGTAGTGTCAGGCTGtgttatttgtgtgtgtgcactcaTGGATTAATTGTAAACTGATCGCAGAAGCAGGCACTGAACACTCTGCATTGCCAGCTTAGCCTTATGTCATACAGTCCCTGGGGAGACATTGTTCGTCAGGGCTTTGGGAAAGGCACAGAAAACGGGAAAGGCACAGAAAACGGGAAAAGTGTTCCTAGCTGTGCATAGAGAAGGTGCAGCACCTTGAAAAGAGGAATCCTGTCCAACTGGTTGGGTTGCTGTAATCACACACAAGGGGAGGAACTGTGGAGAAAGGCAGCCAAATGTAGGATGGGGATATGCTTGTTAATACTGGAAAAGAGACAAATTATGCCTACTTAACtacttggctgctgctgaatgtAATGGATATGAAGCTATGTGTTCCCATGCTCCTGACTGTGCACTGCTGCTTTAAATGGAGATTCCCTTGCAGTGTAAACACAGGCTAAGGATGCTGGAAGGAACTGCTTTGTTGCAAAACCCATGGCAGAATGGGAAGAGTTAAATATTCTGTCTCAAAAGACAAGCTAGATTTACTTTGATTAGTTCATTTAATTTCTTGGGGTGAAAGAGAATAAGCCAGTCACCCCTTGTCTCTGGAACGTACATGGGAGAAATTTATCTTTGCAAATTGGTGATTGCAGATTGTTTTAATGAGAAGAGGATGTAGCTGTGACCATGAATGGGGAGTGTACAGAGCAGCCGCTTTTCCCCTTTACCATGTGACAGAGAAAGCCTTTTATGTCAATCTGAGGGTCAGAAGGGGACAGGCAGAACCTCCTGTGTCCTCCTCTGGTACACCtttgtctggttttattctCAGGGGACATATTTCTAAGCCTCAAATACAAAGGTCCAGCTTCAGTTTTTCCTTAGTACTCTGCTAAATGTCATTAGAGGTGAAATTTTTATGCAAAACAGGGATGGGAGGAAGAGGGTGTATTCCTTAATTTACTGTCTGTCTGTGTCTGGAAAGGCACGGACATTTGAAAGCTTTCTTCTATTTGGCATTTCACCTCTCTGGGATCACTGGAATGCCAATTCCACACTTTCTTCATGCTGACTTTGTTAAAGGTCTTGCAGAGGTGTTAGCGAGAAGGAGAAGAGCTACTTGCTTCTTAGACTTCATTCTCCAGTACTGGAATTAAATACATCCAGgtagaaataaagaaagaaataaagggtTCTTTAATGTGATCtagaaagaaattacttctcAATTAATTTTCATCTGCACAGTATATTTTAAGTTATATTCTGCCAGTCCTGCACTTGACTGTAGATTtgaggaaggaggagagcagagagaaagaaaaaagctgaatttctagtCTGTTTTGTTCTGAAACGGAAGGGCAGGGACATTGGACATCCAGTCATTCACCCGtaataataaaaagtatatGTAAGAACTGCATGATTTTTCTTACTAGTTTTAATTTTTGGAGGTCACATTTAACTAAGGATTTCAAATGCCGCCGGGGttaaatgcagaaattaatgCGGTGTGATTTAACCTGTGGAGAGCAAGTTGCCAGCTTTCCATAGCTGGCTTCAGGAAACAGTCCTGTGAAAGCAGGGTGTGTGTTTTGGGGATGGTCAACACGTGACAAAGAAACAAGCAGGGAAAATCAGAATTCCCCAACCAGGGGAATTCCCCAACCAGTTCAAATTTCCCTTTGAAAAGGAGGTGACTTGGGGTCGAGGCTGCTCTTGCTGTGCTAGGAAGGAGGATGAAGCAGGACTTGTCTGCCATATTTCACCTCTGGAAAGCCATCTTCAACCATGTTGTggttctgctgcctgcagttccCACTGGGGATTCCAGCTgatcctgcctgcagctgccgTGGTCCTCTGACAATTTCTCCCTCGCGGCACTCTGTGCTGCCCTCGCAGCCAGGACTGCTCTTGCAGGTTTTTGAGGCAGATTGCACAGATTGTGGTGATGAGGTCAGTCTCTTCCCAGGAGATTCCTGCTGACAGGGCGCTTTCCATCCTCTGCTATTGACACAAGCTAAACACCAGCTACTGCCGCCATTGCTCCCACCCAGTTTACACAGCTTGGCCCGCTCTGCTCAACGCAAGCATTGTTGTGGCCATTGTAGCAAAGTGATACATGCTTGTGTGGTTACCTGAGGCTCATTTCTTCCACAACTGTTTTAATCCTCCTCTTTAGATACCTGTCATAAGCATGGAAATGCTGTGAAGAATCTTTGTTACTATGCTGCTGGATCTATGCTTCAGATTTTCCCTGTGAGACATAGGCAGCtgattctgtttctcttttctctgctcctctgcagtgGGAATTTCTCTCCTATGCATTGGGATTGTGAgaataaatactttaaatagtGAGGCACTCAAATATTGCTGTAGTGGGAGCCATAGAAGTGTCAGGATAGATGAGGAATCAGCACTGAACTCATTGCAATTTGGGACCCAATCCTGTAAACACACATCTGAGTCTCCTCCTTTCCATGACTAAAGCCAAGTCTCAGAGCTGGTCCCAGAAGCAAAGAGTCTTGTGAGCATGAGTGTGTCCTGGACTAGGCCATCCTGGATCCTTTGAGGATTATAAATCATATGTTACGTGGCTTTAGAGTTTCTTCTAATGTAGCCTCTGCATTTGTTACCAGTACCTACGTGCTTTGCTCTCGAATGAgtcaccaggagctgctgcttatGCAGCTTCTCTTGCCTTAAATGTGTGCTTTATTTTAAGAAGCTGAATCTCTGGTTTCTCAGAACCTGAAACTCCTTCTTTCAGTTTGACAAGTGGACAGATGGTCAGAGGCGGAAGATCCTGGTGGACCTGTTGGAACGCTGCTCCCTATCACAGCAGAAATTCTGTGCCAAGCAGCTACAGAATCGAGTCCCCACTGAGGCTCTAGATTTTACCACAAGGCTTCCTAGAGTCCTGTCTTTAtacatcttttccttcctggaccCACGGAGCCTTTGTCGATGTGCACAGGTAAAAAACCAAGCACGTACCTAAGGTTCAGAAAGTCAGGCCAAGCgagattaaagaaaagaaatagcacTAATTGTCAGCAAAGACATATCAGTGCTGTTCATGACGCAAGAATGTCTTCTGACTCGGCAGCCTGGTGCCAAATTCTTAGTGATGCTTGTGTGAGACCGAATGCAACACTTCCACAGATCCTAAACTAAGCTAGATTGGCCAAGATTTGCAGAAGTGAAGAGTAATTTTAGATGCTCAGCTCTAAGGCATTTAAAATGTGGCACTTTACAAGACTGATTCTTCCCAAAGAGGAGGCCTGGTACTTTCTGAAAATCCTGTTCTTTTAAAGTACCTTGCACTGTGTGTGCAAAATCAttaattgttttgaaaaatactggCTTTCTGCTAGTTGCAAAGAACTGCACATAATGCTTTAAGAAAATCAGATCCTTTAAAATCCTTGAAGGTAAAATGTTGGATgtggagaagcagagaagatACAGATGTGCTTTTGAGCACAGTGCCTAGGGATTCAGCCTTTTGTGCAAAGTGGCTAAGACTCCAAAAATATATCTGCATGAGACGAAGTGCTATGAGGTGACGCCCAAAGTAGTTCTGAATGAATAAGTTCAGATATTGGTGACACCATTACTGCCCTAACATAGCACTCCTTATAGAACTATGAATATATCAAAATCTCAGCTTGTTTAAAGCTTTCTCTATTATCCTTCTCCAGCATTTCATGTTTTATGTGGCTGCAAATCACGCTATTCATTCACAGGCAGGGAGATGACAGGTTAGGAAATTGTCTACTTAGAAAGAAAGGTCTTGCCATTGTTACTTGTGTCATATCATTGGGCAGCTGCTATTAGTGCCAATGGATGACATGTCCTTAAGCTGGAACAAGCTTTATCAGTGGAAACAAAGGGTTTATTCCATCTACTGTATTCTCTTTGAGCAGAAGTGCAGGAATTTCCCCCAAACAAACTGAAATCTTTCCTCTTGGCCCATCATTTCTGGACTATTCCACACTGTGCTGGAGATCAGCTAACAGGCACTGAGTGTGTCATGAAGGCCtcaaatggtttaaaaagtttAATGAAAGGTTTAACAAAAGTTTAATGAAAAGTTTAATGAAAGGTTTAAATAAACAATGCTGAAGAACTGTACCAGTTTAAGGGTGTAGGAGAACTACATCCACAACACAGAAGTCTCTAGCTGTGATTTTGGATGCTTGAGACCCCAAGGTTTCCAACTTACCAGGCATTCACAGGTGAGCTGGTACTGGAAGTACCTGTCTGAACTGGATCAACTCTGGATGAAGAAATGCCTGCGTTTCGGCTGGTACATCAACTTCTCCCCAACCCCATTTGAGCAAGGAATCTGGAAGAAACATTACATTGAGATGGTGAAAGAGCTGCATGTCACGAGACCTAAGGTACATACTACACTACTACACTGCTACAGATGTTTGGGGCAAGTGGGAAATTTGGGCTGGTTGGGTTCTTCCTTCTTTGGGTTCCCTTGCTTCTTTATCTGTCTGTAACTTCCCACTTGTAAAATAGAAGATTCATCATTTTAAATTAGAATCTAAACTCTTGTGTTGCCATGTGCTCTGCTTTCACATCGTCCATCCCTGGTAGGTGGGGGAAGTGAAAATCTCCCTGGTTAGGAGAAGCAGTCACCAAGGTCAACCTCCTGTGCTTTCAGGATGTTCTGGAGTAATCCTGtatatttttctctccagcaCTCAAGGCTATTCCCTTATCTTTTTCCCCAGTTCATAGAGCAAATGATACCTTGCCGCAACTTGATTAAGCAGAGATGGTGTATCCAGCAGCACCCCTGCTGTCATTTCAGAGTCAGTTTACCTGGTGGGAAGTTAAAAAAGCACCCTTTATGCCTGTTACAGCCCTTGGTgttgtctctttctctccttttcaaaGGTGGCAGGGACATTCTGGGGGGGTGGAACAATACTCAGTAGCCATTGCTTTCTCCTGAGATTCACTGATGCCATGTCTActctgcagggctgtgaggGGAGATTTTTCTGCCCTGAATTCCAAACTCAGCCCTCTAATTTTAAGCAAACTCCCCTGCAGACTTTCTCTGTAGTCAATAGAAAGAAGCCGATGCGTCTCAAAAGCAGCTGAGGTCATTTTAATACAGATTATGGAACGTGGGTGATGACTCACACTGTCAAGGTGCCTGTTTCTGTCCATTGACCATAATGGAAACCTGGAGAGACTAATTTTGAGTTAATACCCAATTCTCAGAAGCCTAAAGTTAGGcaaaataaatctcattttctttacaggctaaaatttattttctcttttaacctCTCTTATTAGACTCCTTCAAAGGATGAGTTTGTAGTTACTGATGTGCAGCCGATAAGAAGCAACATCccaaaagcaaaaccttttATGCCAGGaaagaggacaaaaaaagacaaaaaagagcTCCCACCATGGCGTTCATCAGACAGGCATCCTACAGACACCATCCGATTCAACTACCTCAACAACTACGATCCCATCGAGCAGGCCAGGCAAGCGTAAGCTCTTCTTTTGCttaccttttgctttttctgcaaCATAGGGTATGTCTGTGTATTTTGCAAGCTCACTTTGCCTGTGCTTCAAGCTGCCTGAAGCCTTATAGTTCAGCAACATGGTGGCAAACAcactttgctgctcttctggcTTTTCTTGGATTCATCTTGGTCCAGTCATAGTTACAGCAGCACTACTTTGTGTCCTTTTAGCACAGAGCAGATTAGTGGCTGCCTGTAAAATAGGCTGTAAGTCATGGGGATGTTACACAGCTGTAATGGGAAGAATCTGGTCAAGAGTTTGTTCAAGAGCTTTTAAATACAGCTGCAAGGTTGAGAGGAATCTGTCACTTTtgcacagaagaggaagaattaATTGTgatgaaatataattttatcaCTTCCAAGGATCTTCGGTCTGAAAAGAGATTTAGATGACTGAATGGGGGTGCAAGTATAAAAGTATGAATATCCTATAGAACATTTAAGTAATGAATGTATTTGCATCTACACTTTCAGGGATAGAGTGCCTAGATCTGTCTGATTTTGGGTTCTCAGGATTATCTGGTCAGCAACTGGCAAAAGAAAGGCATTTCCACCACAAAGTATAGTTTTACACATTGACTTGTGTTAGGACTGCCTCATGTTTTCCTTCGACATATCTGGCATCAGATGTTTTCAGAATCTTTGATCTGTGGTCAAATTTCTGTGCGTTAATGATCACCAGTAGAAGCAATAGCAAGGAGGCAGCAGTGGTCATCTGTGGGCAGTGTTTGGCCCATTTCTTGGTTAAATCTCTGTTAATACCACCTCTCATTTTTCATGGGCTCACAGTAGTTACCTCAATTCAGCTGATGTGCCATAACTTGTGAAACTGGTCAGACTGTCATTAGTTCGAGCCTAGTGAACAAGTAGTGGATTAGTGTGATAAGTGCCTAGTTCCTGTGTGGGTCCCTGTAAAAAGGATTGCACAGCTTCTCACCCAACTGCATGTGAAGAGAGGAGGAGATTCCCCTTCACTGTGCCAACAAAAACCTTGGGAACCCACTGAGCCACAATGAAGGTATCCAGATTGCACTTTCAGTAAATAACTGATAGAGCTAAGATTAGCCTTGTGCAC
Coding sequences within:
- the FBXO16 gene encoding F-box only protein 16 isoform X1, translating into MAFAPPRNMEGPKLQTKMSTWTPLNSQLMNDKVFEERRALLGKWFDKWTDGQRRKILVDLLERCSLSQQKFCAKQLQNRVPTEALDFTTRLPRVLSLYIFSFLDPRSLCRCAQVSWYWKYLSELDQLWMKKCLRFGWYINFSPTPFEQGIWKKHYIEMVKELHVTRPKTPSKDEFVVTDVQPIRSNIPKAKPFMPGKRTKKDKKELPPWRSSDRHPTDTIRFNYLNNYDPIEQARQARKKGGGETPDLSRQAAEKKMRAGRGSNKLQKTKSLLSLPADLETVPRPPAHHCRATHQTTGNLPSKAAAKTLAQSSQWNAGVHPAPLEAPVPKPRKGGKTDFTKINTSPCQDAALSHAVKLL
- the FBXO16 gene encoding F-box only protein 16 isoform X2 → MAFAPPRNMEGPKLQTKMSTWTPLNSQLMNDKVFEERRALLGKWFDKWTDGQRRKILVDLLERCSLSQQKFCAKQLQNRVPTEALDFTTRLPRVLSLYIFSFLDPRSLCRCAQVSWYWKYLSELDQLWMKKCLRFGWYINFSPTPFEQGIWKKHYIEMVKELHVTRPKTPSKDEFVVTDVQPIRSNIPKAKPFMPGKRTKKDKKELPPWRSSDRHPTDTIRFNYLNNYDPIEQARRKKGGGETPDLSRQAAEKKMRAGRGSNKLQKTKSLLSLPADLETVPRPPAHHCRATHQTTGNLPSKAAAKTLAQSSQWNAGVHPAPLEAPVPKPRKGGKTDFTKINTSPCQDAALSHAVKLL